A window of the Falco biarmicus isolate bFalBia1 chromosome 10, bFalBia1.pri, whole genome shotgun sequence genome harbors these coding sequences:
- the PSMD13 gene encoding 26S proteasome non-ATPase regulatory subunit 13, with product MKDVPGFLQQSQSSGPGQAAVWHRLEELYNKKLWHQLTLQVLDFVQDPCFAQGDGLIKLYENFISEFEHRVNPLSLVEIILHVVRQMTDPTVALTFLEKTREKVKSSDEAVILCKTAIGALKLNIGDLQVTKETIEEVEEMLNNLPGVTSVHSRFYDLSSKYYQTIGNHASYYKDALRFLGCIDVKDLPVSEQQERAFTLGLAGLLGEGVYNFGELLMHPVLESLRNTDRQWLIDTLYAFNSGNVETFQALKSAWGQQPDLAANEALLLQKIQLLCLMEMTFTRPANHRQLTFEEIAKSAKVTVNEVELLVMKALSVGLVKGSIDEVDKRVHMTWVQPRVLDLQQIKGMKDRLEFWCTDVRSMEMLVEHQAHDILT from the exons ATGAAGGACGTACCGGgtttcctgcagcagagccagagctcggggccggggcaggccgCTGTCTGGCACCGTCTGGAGGAGCTCTACAACAAGAA ACTCTGGCACCAGCTGACTCTGCAAGTTTTGGACTTTGTTCAGGACCCTTGCTTTGCCCAAGGAGATGGACTTATCAAG CTTTATGAGAACTTCATCAGTGAGTTTGAACACAG GGTGAACCCCTTGTCCCTGGTAGAGATCATTCTTCATGTAGTCAGACAGATGACAG ATCCCACCGTGGCCCTTACTTTTCTGGAGAAGACTcgagaaaag GTAAAAAGCAGCGATGAAGCAGTCATTCTGTGTAAAACAGCCATTGGGGCACTCAAGCTGAACATTGGAGACCTGCAGGTCACCAAG GAGACCATTGAGGAGGTTGAGGAGATGCTGAACAATCTCCCTGGGGTGACTTCAGTTCACAGCCGCTTCTATGATCTCTCCAGCAAGTATTATCAGACAATTGGGAACCATGCCTCTTACTATAAGGATGCTCTGCGGTTTCTGGGATGCATTGATGTTAAAGATCTGCCAG tatcagagcagcaggagagagccTTTACCCTGGGACTGGCAGGGCTCTTGGGAGAAGGTGTTTATAACTTTGGGGAGCTG CTGATGCACCCAGTTCTGGAGTCCCTGAGAAACACTGATCGGCAGTGGCTGATTGACACGCTTTATGCCTTCAACAGTGGTAATGTAGAGACGTTTCAGGCTTTGAAGTCAGCATGGGGTCAGCAG CCAGATCTGGCTGCAAATGAAGCACTTCTGCTGCAAAAGATTCAACTGCTATGTCTTATGGAG ATGACTTTTACCCGACCGGCCAATCACAGGCAGCTCACTTTTGAGGAGATTGCTAAGAGTGCCAAAGTCACCGTGAATGAG gtgGAACTGCTGGTGATGAAGGCGCTCTCGGTAGGCTTGGTGAAGGGCAGTATCGATGAAGTCGATAAGAGGGTGCACATGACATGGGTACAACCGCGCGTGTTGGATTTGCAACAG ATCAAAGGAATGAAAGACCGCCTGGAGTTCTGGTGCACAGATGTGAGAAGCATGGAGATGTTGGTGGAGCACCAAGCTCACGACATCCTGACATAG
- the SIRT3 gene encoding NAD-dependent protein deacetylase sirtuin-3, mitochondrial isoform X5: protein MAAAGGTEGRAASDADTRPPPRSRPPEMHTHFRRRAGHAGYRKAPRRTPPPPRGSHGNALPPGLPPRLPKHPETTRIDPKRGGGERPGGCQRGGREAGAPTRGIAVAARRGSAAAPAMERGARRLAAAWRSLWERGRRDGGGPKDGGGPRDGGGGPGRPARPPLRAAHSEAAAGPAAPSAARDRIFSLDNAGAYYSSHPSISFSSQRQAGITSQTLHHSLAHIFRTVKSCLLLDSVAALAPPPWPPEQPMWPWHRLETLQLKGSVVFTAYQRGPSLPLAAGTPLQLGERGLAVEQGCESRSPPVQT from the exons ATGGCGGCGGCCGGAGGGACggaggggagagcagccagcGACGCCGACacccggccgcccccgcgctCGCGGCCACCGGAAATGCACACTCACTTCCGGCGCCGCGCGGGGCACGCTGGGTACCGTAAGGCCCCGCGGCGAacgccccccccgccccgcggtAGCCATGGCAACGCCTTGCCCCCCGGCCttcccccccgcctccccaAGCACCCCGAAACGACACGAATCGACCCAAAACGGGGCGGCGGGGAGAGGCCGGGAGGCTGCCAGAGAggcgggcgggaggcgggcGCGCCTACTCGGGGCATTGCGGtagcggcgcggcggggctcGGCCGCTGCCCCGGCCATGGagcgcggggcccggcggctGGCAGCGG CGTGGAGGAGCCTGTGGGAGCGCGGCCGCAGGGACGGCGGCGGCCCCAAGGACGGCGGCGGCCCCAGggatggcggcggcggcccggggcgcccagcccggccccccctGCGCGCTGCGCACagcgaggcggcggcgggccccgcAGCGCCCAG CGCTGCAAGGGACAGGATCTTCAGTTTAGATAATGCTGGAGCCTACTACTCCTCTCACCCCTCCATCTCCTTCTCCAGCCAAAGGCAGGCTGGCATCACCAGTCAGACTTTGCACCATTCCTTGGCCCACATCTTCAGGACAGTTAAGTCATGCCTGTTACTTGATTCCGTGGCTGCACTCGCTCCGCCACCTTGGCCACCAGAGCAGCCTATGTGGCCGTGGCACAGGCTTGAGACACTCCAGCTAAAAGGGAGCGTGGTCTTCACAGCGTACCAGCGTggcccttccctccctctggctgcaggcacacctctgcagctgggagaaCGTGGGCTGGCAGTGGAACAGGGATGTGAGTCACGTTCTCCTCCTGTGCAGACGTAg